In Vicinamibacteria bacterium, the following proteins share a genomic window:
- the tuf gene encoding elongation factor Tu (EF-Tu; promotes GTP-dependent binding of aminoacyl-tRNA to the A-site of ribosomes during protein biosynthesis; when the tRNA anticodon matches the mRNA codon, GTP hydrolysis results; the inactive EF-Tu-GDP leaves the ribosome and release of GDP is promoted by elongation factor Ts; many prokaryotes have two copies of the gene encoding EF-Tu) has protein sequence EMVMPGDNSSLVIELITPIAMEKGLRFAIREGGRTVGAGTITEVLE, from the coding sequence TGGAGATGGTGATGCCGGGCGACAACTCGAGTCTTGTGATCGAGCTGATCACTCCGATCGCGATGGAGAAGGGTCTGCGGTTCGCGATCCGGGAGGGTGGACGGACGGTGGGCGCAGGGACGATTACCGAAGTGTTGGAATGA